The sequence below is a genomic window from Silvanigrella paludirubra.
AGATGGTTTGTATTTATCGTTTATTAAAAGAAAATAATCAATATATTGTTCTTTTATCACCAAAAAATAACAAGTATGAAATATCCTTCCCAATAGAATTTAAAAATTCAAATGAATGGAGAAAAATTCAACCTTCAAGAGCTGTATGTGTACCGAATCCTTTACTAGACCAAAATATCAATATAATGAATCAGTGTGAATTTAAAGAAATTGAATAACCATATTGAGAATATGAAATTAGAATTATTAATTCATTAATCTATATTTAATTTTCGAATTGTTTGATCTATGCCTAGATCGTTTTTATAAAGAGATGTTTCTTTTTTAGTTGTGCAATTTTCCATATTTAAATCACATTGCTGTTTTTTAATATTAAATTCCCCTTCATAAAAAGCTCCACTCTGATTACGAAATAAAAACCAATCATCCCATATGCTGTTAGCCTGGTGAATATATAAATATTCAACGCCAAATTGTTCTATACATTTAGTCGAAATTTCTTTTAATTTTTTTTCATCATTAACAATAAAATAAAGTTGAGTAAATATTTTGTATTGTGAGTTCGCAAAAAAAACCTGCTTATATTCAGCCCATCTTCCTGTTAATTTATATTTACTTATTAAATTTTCCTTAAGCCATTTCCACTTGTAACATCCATTTGAACAAATAATGTTAGAAGTTGATTCGTAATCCTGTATATCGTGATGAATATATTCCATTGCTTTTACTTGAAATGGTAAAAAATAGAGGCTTGAAATTAATATTATTAAAAGTAATTTTTTCATGATATATCTATTTTTTCTCATTTATCTTAATTAAGAGATTAATTATAGTTTTGTTCATTGTATTTTATATCAATACTTCAATTATTTTAGTAACATTTATTAAATATAAAATATAATGTTGGTTGGAATATTTCTTGCATATAATTATTCATGTTTGTTGTATTCATTGAATAAATTAATGACATATTTTTTTCTGGAAAATATATCCATTTAGAAATAAACCCTAATGTTCCTCCTGAATGTGTATAAAATCTTGATTGCAGTTTAGAATCATATTTAGCACCCAAGCCTAATCCATACCCATTCATATTTTCATTATTAACTCCGTTTATTAATGGTTTTCCATTTGTAGTATCAACTAAAGAAACAAGTTCTTCATATTGTTTTTTTGCAAGGAGTTTTGAATTACCATTTTTGTCTTGTTTTAATAAAGCGTGAAAATATTTATTTAAATCATTTACATTACTTGTAATTGAACCTGCTGAATTGCCCCAAGACATAGAATAATCTATAACTCCCACCCCATTTGTTAAATAAGGTGAAAATTGTGATTTTTCATCTCCAAAATAATAACCATCCATAAGATTTTTTACTTCATATTTTGGTACATTTGTTTTAGGGAAAGTCTCAATATAATAAGTATGATTTAATTTTAAAGGTCTAATAATTCTTTCATTTATTTCATGAGATACGGAATGATTTGTAACTTTTTCAATGATTTTTCCAAGTAAGACATAGTTTGTATTTGAGTATTTCCAATTACTCCCAGGATTAAACCAAAGTTCTTTATCTTTTAAATGATCTAATATTTCATCTGATGTTATCAATCGAAAAGGATTTTTTCCAACTTCTTTGTTTATTGTATCATCATCATTCGCAAAATCGATAATTCCACTTGTCATATTTAATAATTGTTTAATTTTTATTTTATTCCATTTTGGATATATATTTCCAAGAAAATCTTCGACTGTATTTTCAATACTTAATTTATTTTCAGCTTCTAACTGTAAAAATACAACGGAAAGAAAAGATTTTGAATTACTTCCAATTTGAAATAAACTTTGATTTGTCACTTGAAATCCAAATTTACTTTGTAATCCCGAATTAATAATGAATTTTTTTCCGTTTTGATATTTATCACACTGAAAAAGTAATGGAATTCCTGTAACAAATGTAGATGAAGAGTTTTTTGCTATGTATATATCTAAAGTATTTTTGATGTCATCTAAATTTGATATTTCATTAGAATTGTAACTATTATTGTTTTTTTCATTAAAGAAATCATAAAATTGATTTTGTATTTTATATTCGCTTGCATAAAAATTGTTTGTAAAAAATAATCCAAATAAACAAGATAAAACTTTGTATTTCATTTTTGTCCTTTCATTTAATAAAAATTTTATATGAAAAAAATAATTATTGTTATTAATATAGAAATATCTATTATTTTATTTATAAATATTAAACGTTAATCCCACCGCTCACTTCTATACGTTGACCATTGATCCAGCTTCCAGCATCTGAGCAAAGAAAAGCAACAACGCCTCCAATATCTTGGGTTTCACCCACTCTACCAAGAGGCGAGAAAGAACTAAGTAAACCTTTAATTTGTGGATTATTACGTATAATTGCATTATTAAAATCAGTTTCAACAGGTCCTGGAGCCACCACATTTGCTCGTATTCCTTTAACACCATATTCTTTTGCGATATATTTAGTTAAAACTTCAATCGCTCCTTTCATTGATGCGTAAACTGAATAACCTGGATTTGAAAATCTTGTTGTACCTGAAGATAAATTAATTACTCTGCCACCGGAATTCA
It includes:
- a CDS encoding serine hydrolase domain-containing protein; amino-acid sequence: MKYKVLSCLFGLFFTNNFYASEYKIQNQFYDFFNEKNNNSYNSNEISNLDDIKNTLDIYIAKNSSSTFVTGIPLLFQCDKYQNGKKFIINSGLQSKFGFQVTNQSLFQIGSNSKSFLSVVFLQLEAENKLSIENTVEDFLGNIYPKWNKIKIKQLLNMTSGIIDFANDDDTINKEVGKNPFRLITSDEILDHLKDKELWFNPGSNWKYSNTNYVLLGKIIEKVTNHSVSHEINERIIRPLKLNHTYYIETFPKTNVPKYEVKNLMDGYYFGDEKSQFSPYLTNGVGVIDYSMSWGNSAGSITSNVNDLNKYFHALLKQDKNGNSKLLAKKQYEELVSLVDTTNGKPLINGVNNENMNGYGLGLGAKYDSKLQSRFYTHSGGTLGFISKWIYFPEKNMSLIYSMNTTNMNNYMQEIFQPTLYFIFNKCY